The stretch of DNA CCAAGCTTTAGAAGGAGCTGCAATTACTGTCCAACTGATTTTGTCCGATTGAACGTATTGACGATATTTCGATAAAGCGGTTCCAGCAGCCTTTTGGAATGCAGCAATGCGGGAAGACTCAATTCCTTTAAGTAAATCAGGGCTTGAAGATATCACATTCATGAACGCTGCACCTTGATCCGCAAGCTGTTCACGTTCTTGAATTTTCCATGCTGGGAATTCCTCGAAAGAAGCACTTGGAGCCATTTCGAATTTTGTGCGGGTAATGACGTCGTCCGTCCAGTCCACATAAACTTGTTTTGCGCCCACTTCATAGGCTGTTTTAGTTAATAAACGTACAAATTCAGGATTATCAATTGATGCTGTAATGTATAAACTTTGTCCCGGTTGAATGTTAACGCCGACTTTGACAGCTAACTCAGCGTACTTCGTTAATTTCTCATTAAATGATGTCATTTCAATATTCTCCTTTTTCGTCCAGTCTGCTTCTATAGTAGCAATATTCAAAGCAGTAAATCAATTGCAATAATCGTAAAACGAAAGAATAGTTTGGTATTTTGAAAATTAAGTATTGTAATCGCCTTCACAAAAGTTTATATTATAAACAAATGTTTAAAGAGGTGATGTGATGAATGAAAAAGAACAGGCGATCATTGAGATGATTCGCCAAAATCCATTTTTGACCCAAAAAGAAATGGCGGAAACGTTGAACATTTCAAGACCCGCGTTAGCTAATTTAATTTCAGGTTTAATGAAACAAGGAAAGATTGCGGGAAGAGCGTATGTCTTGCATGAAGAACGGGAAATTCATTGTATTGGTGGCGCCAACGTTGACCGTAAATTCCATTTGCAACAAAATGTTCAACTGGGAACATCGAATCCAGCGAATGCGATTGAAAGTGTAGGTGGTGTTTCACGGAATATCGCTGAAAATTTAGGACGCTTAGGACATAAAGTGCGTCTTTTTACAACTGCAGGTAAAGACGCAGATTGGCATACAATCGAAACGGCTTCGCAAAGCTTTATGAACTTGCAATCCATCGAGCAGCTCCCAACTCACACTACGGGTTCTTACTCAGCAATCCTGGATCCTTCAGGGGAGTTGGTTCTGGCTATTGCCAATATGGACGTATATGAAGAATTGACACCTGCCTATCTACAAACCTATGAAATGCTGTTAAGTGGTTCAACACTTATTGTTATTGACTTAAACTGTCCGAAAGAAACGGTACAGTTTATCCAACGATTTGCTTTTGACAATCAAATTCCATTGGCAATAGTGCCTGTTTCCTCACCTAAAATGAATCGCATGCCCGATGAACTACATGGTGTCACTTGGGTCTTATGTAACCTAGATGAAGCCGAAATGTATTTGAAAAAGACGATTAAAACGAATGAGGAATATCATGAAGCTATATTGGAACTTTTAGCTAAAGGTGCAAAGTATGCAGTCATTACAACTGGAAGCAATGGAGTTTATTTTGGTTCCGCTGAAGATGGTGTACGTCACATGCCGGCCGTAAAAGCTTCTTCGCTAGAAGATGTTACTGGAGCTGGTGATGCCTTTGTTGGGGCAACGCTACATAGTTGGTTGGAGGGTTTATCACTACCTCAATCGATTCAAGCAGGTCTGATGAATGCTTCCAAAACATTAGCATCTCCTTACACGGTAAGAACCGAACTTTCAGCAACACGTTTAATAAAAGAAATGGAGGAATTATAAATGAAACAATACATATCTTATTCAACCGAGGTAAAAGAAGCACTGGAGACAGGTAAAGCAGTCGTCGCTCTGGAGTCGACTATCATTTCTCACGGGATGCCGTACCCACAAAACGTAATTACGGCAAAAGAAGTGGAACAACTGATTCGTGACAATGGAGCAGTACCAGCAACGATTGCCATATTGGACGGTCAAATCAAAATCGGCTTAAATGATGAAGAATTAGAAGTGCTTGGAAACAGTCCAGACGTAGCCAAGGCATCACGTCGTGACTTGCCATACTTATTGGCAACTAAACAAAAAGGTGCAACAACGGTAGCAGCGACCATGATTTGTGCTGATTTAGCAGGTATTCATGTATTCGTTACAGGAGGAATCGGCGGCGTACATCGTGGTGCTGAAACAACGATGGACATTTCAGCAGATTTGGAAGAATTGGCACAAACGAATGTAGCGGTCATTTGTGCAGGCGCAAAATCGATTTTGGATATTGGCCTCACACTGGAATATTTGGAGACGAAAGGTGTACCGGTTGTTGGGTATCAAACGGATTCTTTACCGGCATTCTATACGCGAACGAGTCCATTTGGAGTGAATTTCCGTGCGGATGATGCACAAACAGTAGCCGAAATGTTGAGAGCAAAATGGACATTGAATCTGAAGGGTGGAGCAGTCATCGCCAATCCTATTCGTGAAGAAGATGCAATGGAAGAGTCCTTTATTACTGAGATTATTGAAAAAGCATTGGCAGAAGCAGACGAAAACGGCATTGCTGGAAAAAACGTCACGCCATTTTTACTTGGAAAAGTGAAAGAATTAACGGAAGGCAAGAGTTTGGAAGCAAATATTGCCTTGGTTAAACATAATGCAGTTGTTGGTACAGGCATTGCCGTGGCGTATCAAAATTTAATGAATGTGTAATTTCCTAGAGAAGCCTTCCTTGCGAAGGCTTTTTTATGTTTAGTGGAAGAAAATGAGTGAAAGGGAATAAAGAGAGGCTGAGAGGGAGTACACGGGTGACGACCGGTAAAAATGACTTTCTACAGGAAGAAACCAATTTGAACGGAAATAAACCACAAAAACAAAAATTCCTTCTATTAATTTTTTTTTGCAGAAACGCGAACGTCGAATGCCTATACGGAATACGATACATAGATTAACAATTGGAGGTAATGAAATGTATTCGAATATTAATCAATACGTAGCCCCTCTTAATCCATGTCTCAGTCGTGCAGAACTAGAACTGCGTAATACGATGCGTTTACTTTGGTCACAGCATGTATACTGGACAAGAGCAGCCGTGATTGCATTGATAAACGATTCACCCGACCTGGAGATGGTGCTGGCGCGATTATTACGAAACGCTCCCGAGATGGGAGATGCACTCGTGCCTTATTACGGAAAGGAAGCGGGAGACCGTTACAGTGAGTTGATTAAGGAACATCTGGTACTTGCAGCCGATCTGGTGAAAGCGGCAAAAGCGGGAGATACGAAAAGCTTTGAAGCCATTAATAAAAAGTGGTACGCCAATGCAGATGACATTGCTGAATTTTTGAGTATGATTAATCCTTTTATCACGAAACATGAAATGCAGGAAATGATGTACAAACATTTGGAGTTACTTACAGCAGTAACGACTTATTTGCTTGAAAAAAATTATACCGCTTCAATCAACACATTCGACCTATACGAATTACAGGCACTCCATATGGCAGATGAAATTTCTGAAGCCATCGTCGCCCAGTTTTCCTGCCCTCCTTGTTATTGATAATGAGTCTTTGAACACCATTCAAATTTGAATGGTGTTTTTTTATATACTTAAAAGTTTTGTCGATCAGTAATTGAGGAACTTAATAGTATGGAGGGGATGAGCGTGAAGACGGATGTTTTTATCACTGGTGGTGGCATTGGTGGCTTAACACTTTGCTTTGAAGCTAGTGCGTGTAGCGGTTTTCAATAGTTTCTTCCATTCATTCGAAAATATACATCTATTGCCTCAAAAAGAGCAATGGGAGCAATGGCGAACTGACGCTAATTTAACATTATTGGGCATGCAGATTGTCATCAGAGAAGGCAGTTGGTTTTGCTGAGCAATATAAAAAGACCTCTAAGTCAACAAGACTAGAGGTTCTCGGCTAAAAAAGTTCGCTAAGTTTTTTAAAAAATTATTTACGTAATGAACCTAACTCTGATGCGATGGCTTGCATTTCGCTTGGACTGAATGTATCACGCTTCATGACCATGGCATACAAATCGTGTAAATCTTCATACTGAGAGTCATCAAAATGCTCAGATTTCATGGCATCTACATTGACCATACGAAGTTTTTCTTTTATTTGTTCAATCATGTATTCCACATTTTCTTGTGAAGGTTGAGTTAAGTTCATTTGGGATTCCTGCCTTTCGGACAATATGGTTAATCATTTCATGGGACAGAAAGATTGTCAAATCCAATTCACATATTGTTTTAATGAAGAAAGAGTTGGGTATATTAAAGCACAATGATTATTACTACTTAGGAGGTTTTTATATGAAGGAAAGCAAATTATTTAAAGGCATGGTTGTTGGAGCATTGGCAGGAGCGGGGATCAGTTTATTTGATCGTGCGACACGTGAAGAGGTTAAATATAAATTGAAAACGGTATCTTCTGACGTGAAATATTATTCAAAAAACCGTGATGACCTGATAATGAAATTACAGGAAAAAGCAGAAGTTCTACAGACGGTTTATACTCAGATATCCCAAGATGCTAAATATTTATCAGGGAAAGTGGAAGAAATGAAAATCTTGACACCACAAGTGAAAACGTTGGTAACAGATACAAAAGAAGCATTCGAACACTCTAAAGAAGAGTACAAAACCATTGTAAAAGACGATGAAGATGAATTCACTATGCCGGTTTTACCTGAGCATGTATACGAAGAGAAATATTTCTCATAAGGAAGGGAACGATGACATGGCTAACGAAGATATTCCAATTCAACCTAGAGGTAGTCAAAAAACCAAGTCGTCAGGGAATTTCTTAAGTAAGCTGAAATTGATGCAATTTAAGAAAAAAAATAAAGAACCTAAGCATCCTTTTGATGTCACATCATCAAAAGGATTCTTTCAAGAATTAATTGCTCGCATTCAACATGTGGACGTATCAGGCTTAGGGGCACAACTTGCGTTCTTCTTTTTATTATCGCTATTCCCTTTGCTGATTTTTTTGGTGACCTTGTTGCCGTATTTGAATTTGCAGGAGGATCAACTCTTTAATATTTTGCGTACATATGCACCTGTTGAAGTATACACGCTGATTGATGGCACTTTGAATGAAGTGCTCAATAACCGCAACGGTGGTTTATTATCAATCGGGATTCTTGCTACCATTTGGTCTGCATCGAATGGGATGAACGCATTGATAAAATCATTTAACCGTTCATATGATTTGGTAGAAACAAGACCTTTCTTCATCGCAAGAGGTATATCCGTTATTTTCACTTTATTGCTCATAATGCTATTTGTAATTGCACTTGTATTGCCGGTATTTGGCAAACAAATTGGTACTTTCATATTCTCTTATCTCGGCTATGAACAAGGATTTTTGGAAGTATGGAATAATATAAGATGGACCATTCCACCTGTCATGATTTTTATCGTCTTTATGTTGTTATACTGGATTGCCCCAAATCGCAAGTTGTATTTGAAAAGTGTAATTCCTGGCGCAATCTTTGCAACACTAGGCTGGATCATTGTTTCCCTTGGATTCTCATTATATGTTAGTAGCTTTGCCAATTACTCAGCTACATATGGAAGTATTGGTGGAATCATAGTGTTGATGATGTGGCTTTATTTTTCCGGAATCATCTTGATGGTCGGGGGACAAATCAATGCCGTGATACAGGAACGAAAAGAAAAACTGGCCATGAAAAAAGCAGGAGCTGTCGTATAGACGCTCCTGCTTTTTATATGTTCCGATTCAGTAGACGTAAACTGTTCAAGATTACTAGAATCGTACTGCCCTCATGTCCAATGACCCCCAAAGGTAAATTTATCATTTGAAAGAAATTGCTGATGATTAAAATGACAATAACGGTAATGGAGAAAAATACATTTTGCTTAACAATCCGATTCATTTTACGAGACAAGCGGACAGCATAATTGATTCTAGATAATTCATTTTTCATGAGGACGACATCAGCAGTTTCCAATGCCACATCCGTCCCTTCACCCATAGCAATTCCAATCGTTGCAGTTGCCAAAGCAGGGGCATCATTTATGCCGTCGCCAACCATCCCAACATTTTCGTATTTCAAAAGTAGTTCTTTCATATGGCTCACTTTTGTCTCTGGCAAGCATTCGGCAATGTATTGATCAACGCCAGCTTCTTCAGCAATTACTTTTGCAGTTCGTTCATTGTCGCCTGTCAGCATAATCGTATAGACGCCTGATTCACGAAGTAAAGCAATAGCTTCTTTTGCTTCAGGTCGAACTTGGTCTCTTAATGCAGCAATGGCAATGATCCCATCGTTATCTGCTGCGAATACAACTGTCTTTCCTTGTTCGGTCAATTTAGAAGCAATGCCATCATGAAACTTCATGGCTGCATCTGTTCCTACGTAACTCGGTTTTCCAACTTTCCATTGTGTCGTTCCAATCGTTGCATGTATCCCCCAACCGGGAACATCTTTCATATTCGAAATAGGTGAAGTGACAATCCCTTGATTAACCGCAAATTTAGTAATTGCCTTTGCAAGTGGATGCGTTGATTGCGATTCAATACTTGCCCAGTTTGTCAGAACTGAGGTTTCATCCATGCCTTCACGAACGATGAAATCAGTCACTTCGGGCTTTCCTTGAGAGAGCGTGCCCGTTTTATCGAGTGCGATTGCTTTCATGGAACCCACATTTTCTAAATGAACGCCGCCTTTGAACAATAATCCGTTTTTGGCACCATTTGAAATGGCTGAAAGAGTTGCTGGCATAATCGATGCAACGAGTGCACAAGGTGATGCTACTACGAGTAGTACCATCGCCCGGTAAAATGTCGTCGTCCAGTCCCAGCCAAATAGGAAGTGGGGGAGAAACATCATGATGCCTACCGAGATAAGAACAATCTTGACGTACCGGCTCTCAAACTTCTCTATAAATTGTTGCGCCGGTGATTTTTCACTTTGCGCCGATTGCACAAGTTCGATAATTTTTTGTACGAGCGATTCACTGCTTAGCTTGTTCATTTCAATTGTCATGACACCATTTAAATTAACAGTACCGGCAAATAAATGGTCGCCTGTGTGTTTTGATACAGGAATGGATTCCCCACTGATTGCAGCTTCATCTACCAAAGTATTTCCGCTCACGATAATGCTATCTACGGGAATACGTTCACCCGGTTTTACAAGCAGGAGGTTTCCTATTTGCAACTCCTCTACAGCGACACGCTTTGATTGCCCGTTTTCATCCAGCAGCCATGCTTCCTCTGGTTGTAACTTCATTAACGCTGATAATTCGCGTTGGCTTTTATTCATCGTGTAAGTTTCCAAAGCCCCACTTAGTGCAAAAATGAAAATTAGGACCGCACCTTCCGTCCAATAGCCAATAATGGATGAGCCAATTGCGGCAAAAATCATCAGTAACTCAACGTTTAATTCTTTGTTGTGCACTGTGTGTAAAATGCCTTCCTTCGCCTTAGCGTAACCGCCAATTAGAAAGGCGATTAAATAGATAGAAATGGATAAGGAGCTTTCCTCGCCTTTTCCGATCAGCCAAGCGATTACAATTAATACGCCTGATAAAAGTGCTGCAATCAATTCGGCATGTGGTTTGATGCGACTGAACATTGTCAGTGAAATATTTTGCTCTTTTGCTCTCATTTACATTCCTCCTGATAATGAAAATCAAAATCATAGTCCCTAAAATGTACGAAAAGCTGGCACTCCCAAAGGGAATACCAGCATTTATTAGAATTTATATTAATTAATAATCATTATAACATAGAAGTTCTTAAACAGGCAATCTAATGAATTATTTATATACAGGCTCACTGTATTGGGCTAATTTTTCAAGAGATGATTTATCTACATCTGCATGTAAGCTATTGCCGTGAGAATCCATTGTAACGACCGCCGTGAAGTCTTCAACGCGCAAATGCCACATCGCTTCAGGAATGCCGAATTGCATTAAATCCACGCCCTCAACATCTTTTATACAATCCGCATAGTATTGAGCAGCTCCACCAATTGCATTTAAATATACTCCGCCGTGTTCATTAAGCGCTTCCAGTGTTTTTGGTCCCATGCCGCCTTTACCCATAACCGCACGAATGCCGAATTTTTTCATGATGTCGCCTTGGTAAGGCTCTTCACGAATGGATGTAGTCGGACCAGCCGCTTTAATATGCCATTTGCCTTCGTCATCTTTCAAAACAACCGGACCACAGTGATAAATGATTTGACCATTCAAATCTATTGGTGCATCATTTTCGGATAAATATTTATGAATCGCGTCACGTCCTGTATACATCATCCCGCTGATGTTCACGACATCGCCGACTTTTAATTGGCGAATTTCTTCTTCGCTGATTGGTGCACGCAGTTCGACAATGCGAGATGTTGCTTCTTCAGCAGATTGATCTGTACCTGAGTCTTTAAACTCAACTTTTTCGCCTTCTTGATATTGCCATTCATTGATTTCACCAGTCGCAGGGTTAATGTTGATCGCCAATCGACGGTAAGCCCAACAGTTGTAAGCTACGGAAACAAAGAAACTTGCCGGAATACGGTGCATGACACCAATCTTACAACCTAGTAAAGTAGCTTCTCCACCAAAGCCCATCGTGCCAATGCCAAGTGTATTAGCTTTTTCTACAATGTATTCTTCAAGTTCAGCGAGTTGCGCGTTAGGGTTCACGTCATCCACAGAGCGGAATAATTGTTCTTTGGCTAAGTCATATCCGGAAGCACGGTCGCCACCAATTCCTACACCAATGAATCCTGCTGAACACCCTTGACCTTGTGCTTGATAGACTGAGTGAAGAATACATTTGCGAATGCCATCCAAGTCACGTCCTGCTTTACCGATTCCTTCAAGTTGTGCAGGGAGGCTGTACTGAATGTTTTTATTTTCACATCCGCCACCTTTAAGGATAAGCTTCATTTCTATGTAATCTTTTTCCCATTGCTCAAACTTCACAACTGGAACACCTTCGCCCAAGTTATCGCCACTGTTTTCACCAGTCAATGAATCTACTGCATTAGGACGCAGTTTACCAGTTTTCGTAGCAGTAACCATCGCACGTTTGATTGCCGCTTTTATTTCAAGTTGGTTAACCCCAATTGGCGTTTTGATTTTAAAAGTAGGCAACCCAGTATCCTGACAAATAGGGGAGACATTTTCGTCCGCCATTTGAATATTGTTGGTGATTGTATCCAAACTCATCGCAGCGCGAGTGCCCGCATTTTCCGCCGCTTTAGCTTTGCGGACTGCACGACG from Paenisporosarcina sp. FSL H8-0542 encodes:
- a CDS encoding DUF1128 domain-containing protein, whose translation is MNLTQPSQENVEYMIEQIKEKLRMVNVDAMKSEHFDDSQYEDLHDLYAMVMKRDTFSPSEMQAIASELGSLRK
- a CDS encoding heavy metal translocating P-type ATPase, producing the protein MRAKEQNISLTMFSRIKPHAELIAALLSGVLIVIAWLIGKGEESSLSISIYLIAFLIGGYAKAKEGILHTVHNKELNVELLMIFAAIGSSIIGYWTEGAVLIFIFALSGALETYTMNKSQRELSALMKLQPEEAWLLDENGQSKRVAVEELQIGNLLLVKPGERIPVDSIIVSGNTLVDEAAISGESIPVSKHTGDHLFAGTVNLNGVMTIEMNKLSSESLVQKIIELVQSAQSEKSPAQQFIEKFESRYVKIVLISVGIMMFLPHFLFGWDWTTTFYRAMVLLVVASPCALVASIMPATLSAISNGAKNGLLFKGGVHLENVGSMKAIALDKTGTLSQGKPEVTDFIVREGMDETSVLTNWASIESQSTHPLAKAITKFAVNQGIVTSPISNMKDVPGWGIHATIGTTQWKVGKPSYVGTDAAMKFHDGIASKLTEQGKTVVFAADNDGIIAIAALRDQVRPEAKEAIALLRESGVYTIMLTGDNERTAKVIAEEAGVDQYIAECLPETKVSHMKELLLKYENVGMVGDGINDAPALATATIGIAMGEGTDVALETADVVLMKNELSRINYAVRLSRKMNRIVKQNVFFSITVIVILIISNFFQMINLPLGVIGHEGSTILVILNSLRLLNRNI
- a CDS encoding pseudouridine-5'-phosphate glycosidase, with protein sequence MKQYISYSTEVKEALETGKAVVALESTIISHGMPYPQNVITAKEVEQLIRDNGAVPATIAILDGQIKIGLNDEELEVLGNSPDVAKASRRDLPYLLATKQKGATTVAATMICADLAGIHVFVTGGIGGVHRGAETTMDISADLEELAQTNVAVICAGAKSILDIGLTLEYLETKGVPVVGYQTDSLPAFYTRTSPFGVNFRADDAQTVAEMLRAKWTLNLKGGAVIANPIREEDAMEESFITEIIEKALAEADENGIAGKNVTPFLLGKVKELTEGKSLEANIALVKHNAVVGTGIAVAYQNLMNV
- a CDS encoding YihY/virulence factor BrkB family protein, whose protein sequence is MANEDIPIQPRGSQKTKSSGNFLSKLKLMQFKKKNKEPKHPFDVTSSKGFFQELIARIQHVDVSGLGAQLAFFFLLSLFPLLIFLVTLLPYLNLQEDQLFNILRTYAPVEVYTLIDGTLNEVLNNRNGGLLSIGILATIWSASNGMNALIKSFNRSYDLVETRPFFIARGISVIFTLLLIMLFVIALVLPVFGKQIGTFIFSYLGYEQGFLEVWNNIRWTIPPVMIFIVFMLLYWIAPNRKLYLKSVIPGAIFATLGWIIVSLGFSLYVSSFANYSATYGSIGGIIVLMMWLYFSGIILMVGGQINAVIQERKEKLAMKKAGAVV
- a CDS encoding YtxH domain-containing protein, producing MKESKLFKGMVVGALAGAGISLFDRATREEVKYKLKTVSSDVKYYSKNRDDLIMKLQEKAEVLQTVYTQISQDAKYLSGKVEEMKILTPQVKTLVTDTKEAFEHSKEEYKTIVKDDEDEFTMPVLPEHVYEEKYFS
- a CDS encoding fumarate hydratase, with the translated sequence MYLETLEKSIYDLITETSTNLPKDVRRAVRKAKAAENAGTRAAMSLDTITNNIQMADENVSPICQDTGLPTFKIKTPIGVNQLEIKAAIKRAMVTATKTGKLRPNAVDSLTGENSGDNLGEGVPVVKFEQWEKDYIEMKLILKGGGCENKNIQYSLPAQLEGIGKAGRDLDGIRKCILHSVYQAQGQGCSAGFIGVGIGGDRASGYDLAKEQLFRSVDDVNPNAQLAELEEYIVEKANTLGIGTMGFGGEATLLGCKIGVMHRIPASFFVSVAYNCWAYRRLAININPATGEINEWQYQEGEKVEFKDSGTDQSAEEATSRIVELRAPISEEEIRQLKVGDVVNISGMMYTGRDAIHKYLSENDAPIDLNGQIIYHCGPVVLKDDEGKWHIKAAGPTTSIREEPYQGDIMKKFGIRAVMGKGGMGPKTLEALNEHGGVYLNAIGGAAQYYADCIKDVEGVDLMQFGIPEAMWHLRVEDFTAVVTMDSHGNSLHADVDKSSLEKLAQYSEPVYK
- a CDS encoding carbohydrate kinase; this encodes MNEKEQAIIEMIRQNPFLTQKEMAETLNISRPALANLISGLMKQGKIAGRAYVLHEEREIHCIGGANVDRKFHLQQNVQLGTSNPANAIESVGGVSRNIAENLGRLGHKVRLFTTAGKDADWHTIETASQSFMNLQSIEQLPTHTTGSYSAILDPSGELVLAIANMDVYEELTPAYLQTYEMLLSGSTLIVIDLNCPKETVQFIQRFAFDNQIPLAIVPVSSPKMNRMPDELHGVTWVLCNLDEAEMYLKKTIKTNEEYHEAILELLAKGAKYAVITTGSNGVYFGSAEDGVRHMPAVKASSLEDVTGAGDAFVGATLHSWLEGLSLPQSIQAGLMNASKTLASPYTVRTELSATRLIKEMEEL